Proteins found in one Rhodobacteraceae bacterium D3-12 genomic segment:
- a CDS encoding protein meaA: protein MSQTQNDRKADRPWLIRTYAGHSTAKASNALYRSNLAKGQTGLSVAFDLPTQTGYDSDHILARGEVGKVGVPICHLGDMRTLFDQIPLDQMNTSMTINATAPWLLALYVAVAEEQGADITKLQGTVQNDIIKEYLSRGTYVCPPKPSLKLIGDVAEYCYTHVPKWNPMNVCSYHLQEAGATPEQELAFALATAIAVLDELKGKVPASDFPGVVARISFFVNAGIRFVTEMCKMRAFVDLWDEICLERYGVEDPKLRRFRYGVQVNSLGLTEQQPENNVYRILIEMLAVTLSKKARARAVQLPAWNEALGLPRPWDQQWSMRMQQIMAYETDLLEYEDLFDGNPAVDAKVEALKDGARHELATLDGMGGAVASIEYMKSRLVDSNAERLNRIEAGETTVVGVNRWTEGEPSPLMTGDGGIMTVDPAMEQDQIDRLNEWREARDEPAVQAALAELREAAALGANVMGPSIKAAKAGATTGEWAAQMRAVFGEYRGPTGVSRGVSNKTEGLDDIREAVDAVSDRLGRRLKFVIGKPGLDGHSNGAEQIAFRARDCGMDIEYEGIRLTPEEIVNAAKSQDAHVVGLSILSGSHMPLVEDLMERMRAEGLGHIPVIVGGIIPDDDAKRLLEQGVARVYTPKDFELNTIMMDIVTLADPKAAAAE from the coding sequence ATGTCGCAGACGCAAAATGACCGCAAAGCCGACCGCCCTTGGCTTATCCGTACCTATGCCGGGCATTCCACGGCCAAAGCCTCTAACGCGCTTTACCGCTCCAACCTTGCCAAGGGGCAGACCGGCCTGTCGGTCGCTTTCGACCTGCCGACGCAGACAGGCTATGACAGCGATCATATCCTTGCCCGTGGCGAAGTCGGCAAGGTTGGCGTGCCGATCTGCCATTTGGGCGACATGCGCACGTTGTTTGACCAGATCCCGCTGGATCAGATGAACACCTCGATGACGATCAACGCCACCGCGCCTTGGCTCCTCGCTCTTTATGTGGCGGTGGCCGAAGAACAAGGCGCGGATATCACCAAGCTTCAGGGCACAGTACAAAACGATATCATTAAGGAATACCTAAGCCGGGGCACGTATGTCTGTCCGCCCAAGCCGTCGCTCAAGCTGATTGGGGATGTCGCCGAGTATTGCTATACCCATGTGCCCAAGTGGAACCCGATGAACGTCTGTTCCTATCACCTGCAGGAAGCGGGCGCGACGCCGGAACAGGAGCTGGCCTTTGCGCTGGCCACGGCGATTGCGGTTCTGGACGAGCTGAAGGGCAAGGTACCGGCAAGCGATTTCCCCGGTGTCGTGGCGCGGATTTCGTTCTTTGTGAATGCGGGCATCCGTTTCGTGACCGAGATGTGCAAGATGCGCGCCTTTGTTGATCTCTGGGACGAGATTTGCCTTGAGCGATATGGCGTCGAGGACCCAAAGCTGCGGCGGTTCCGTTACGGTGTGCAGGTCAATTCGCTCGGTCTGACCGAGCAGCAGCCGGAGAACAATGTTTACCGTATTCTGATCGAGATGCTGGCGGTGACTTTGTCCAAGAAAGCCCGCGCCCGCGCCGTGCAATTGCCCGCCTGGAACGAGGCGCTTGGCCTGCCGCGCCCGTGGGATCAGCAATGGTCGATGCGCATGCAACAGATCATGGCCTATGAGACCGATCTGCTTGAATACGAAGACCTTTTTGATGGCAACCCAGCGGTGGACGCCAAGGTTGAGGCGTTGAAAGACGGGGCGCGGCACGAGTTGGCCACGCTTGACGGGATGGGCGGGGCCGTGGCCTCGATCGAATATATGAAATCGCGGTTGGTGGATTCAAATGCCGAGCGTTTGAACCGCATCGAAGCGGGCGAAACCACCGTGGTCGGCGTGAACCGCTGGACCGAGGGCGAGCCCTCGCCGCTGATGACCGGCGATGGCGGGATCATGACCGTCGATCCGGCGATGGAGCAGGATCAGATTGACCGTCTCAACGAATGGCGCGAGGCGCGCGACGAACCTGCGGTGCAGGCAGCGTTGGCAGAATTGCGCGAGGCGGCGGCATTGGGGGCCAATGTGATGGGCCCGTCGATCAAGGCAGCCAAAGCGGGTGCGACAACCGGCGAGTGGGCCGCGCAGATGCGCGCTGTCTTCGGAGAATATCGAGGCCCGACAGGGGTTTCGCGGGGCGTTTCCAACAAGACCGAAGGCTTGGACGACATTCGCGAGGCCGTTGATGCGGTGTCGGATCGGCTGGGTCGACGACTTAAATTCGTGATCGGCAAGCCGGGGCTTGATGGCCATTCCAACGGCGCCGAGCAGATCGCCTTTCGGGCGCGTGACTGCGGGATGGACATTGAATACGAGGGAATCCGCCTGACTCCGGAAGAGATCGTCAATGCCGCGAAATCGCAGGATGCCCATGTGGTTGGCCTGTCTATTCTGAGCGGGTCGCACATGCCGCTGGTTGAGGATTTGATGGAACGGATGCGGGCCGAGGGGCTGGGCCATATTCCGGTTATCGTTGGCGGGATTATCCCGGATGACGACGCAAAGCGCCTTTTGGAACAAGGGGTTGCGCGGGTCTATACGCCCAAGGATTTCGAGCTGAACACGATCATGATGGATATCGTCACGCTGGCTGATCCCAAGGCGGCAGCCGCCGAATAA